A stretch of the Desulfovibrio inopinatus DSM 10711 genome encodes the following:
- a CDS encoding phage portal protein family protein → TLADLAKPTSKAAPEHNSLQINAAEAHADPDDPHAVLDALQEALAPTMEQVADDLIAPILAMFETCSSYEEAQGKLLTLWPDLNTDRLLNTLSKADFSSRVWGALNAEKPRKRNAK, encoded by the coding sequence ACCCTAGCCGATCTCGCCAAGCCAACATCGAAAGCCGCACCCGAGCACAATAGCCTCCAAATCAACGCGGCCGAAGCACACGCAGATCCCGATGATCCCCACGCCGTACTGGATGCCCTCCAGGAAGCGTTAGCCCCCACCATGGAGCAAGTCGCCGACGATCTGATTGCCCCCATCCTGGCCATGTTCGAAACATGTTCTTCGTACGAAGAAGCCCAGGGCAAGCTGCTCACCCTCTGGCCCGATCTCAATACCGATCGGCTCCTGAACACCTTGTCCAAAGCGGATTTCTCCTCCCGCGTCTGGGGAGCCCT